The following nucleotide sequence is from Psilocybe cubensis strain MGC-MH-2018 chromosome 13, whole genome shotgun sequence.
CAAGTAGATGTCATCCAAGATTACCATTTGGAAAGCCGCATTCTTTACCAagaaaaatattttgacTCAGTAACCTCTGTCTTCCATCGGCTGCAATTTGACAAATGTCGCTAGAGCGTCCTATGTCGAACCTCCCGCCAATTCAAAAATAGATCCAGACTGGTAGCCTCATGACGGGAAACGAGTAAGGTCAAAATTCGAGTCATTCATTTCTTAGGCCGACTAAGGAGGACTGAAATAGATAGTATGCACTTGTGGGTGTCCCGATCAGAACGTGCACCATTCATCGGAACCATATGTTTTACGGCAATGACCTCACTTCCACTACGATAGATGGCTGTACCGACGGCCACATTCACTCCTATTAATTTTCGAGAAAGATCGTTTAACGTTTTAACCTTCGGGGACATTATTTGCGAACCATTATGGATGTGATAATATGACCCTCGTGTATGTCAATGTCGTGTCCGAATTACGATCAATACAAGATCTAGGGACTAGGTGATAACATACATACAACATATACAGGAGCTAGAAGACAAACGGAACACGCAGTGATCCCAATCACAAGGCATCACATCGCATTTTCAATGTCAGCAAACCCTTTTTTAATCCCGGAATGTAGGTGAGCGGATGACAGAATACGTCAAGGAAAATCATGGACCGGGGGTGAAAGCAGGGCAGTGCGGCCATTAGTCACGATGTCGAGACTTCCGAACCCGACTGACCATCGGCGCGTACGTATATTGTGATCCGTTGGAGtatttgcagaagaagtgtgTTCTTTGGCGATGCGTCATTCTCAGTAGTACAATCAACCACCCGCCTCATCAAGACGATTTTTGACGCCAAAAATCATGGATTAACCATTTTTCGTCAAGTTTGACGGGGTGAATGAATCTCCCGGCAGCATTCGGCAAGTCTGTGGCTTTGAGGTACCAGAGTTCGGAGATGCCTACAGAGTGCAGGTACTCGGGAAGGCGGTGGTAGTTCAGTCCGACAGCGTGCGGCCCATGACTATCATCAGACAGTGCAAAGCGCCCTGCATGGCTGCGGATTATCTGCCAAGGATGGATGTATTAATCAACTTTATCCATATGAAGGCTCAGCCGACTACTCGCCTCCACAATATCTTCCCCAGGATAGGCGGTATGCCAGTTCTTCCTGAAGGCCGCTGCATTGATTTCGAATAGCGCACCATATTCCACGGCAAAACGAATATTCCGCTCAATCTTTTCGGTGACGCGTGGATAATCAATAAATCGAAGTGTTGGAGTGTAAAGACGGCATAAATCGAAATGTCCAACAATTTCGGGCTTGAAGCGCTGTAGTAGTTCGTACTGTGCATCGAAATAGGCTAAGAGGAGTGCTTCTTGACGGTCTTCCTCTGCACAGTCCGTAAAACTCGTAAGTGCGCGCTGATAGGTAGGATAGTCGAAGTCGATCGGGAATCCGTTGACGTGATGAATGGACCCAACGAGGTATTCCACACGGTTCCCCAGATTTTTCAATAGAGTTTCCAGATTCCTAAGGTCCAAATCTGTGATATACTCTGTCTCTAAACCCACTAACAGGGTGAGTTTGGATGCGTATAATGATTTCAGACGATGCGCTTCTTCCAAGAAATCGTTGAACTGATTGGATAACGTCTCAAGTGACACATCTTTCTTAGAGATTGTGAGTGATCTTGGACGCCCAAGACAAAGAATAAGCGATCACCTCTTCAGGATACAAGTCAACATCCCGATATCGAGGAACATGTTCGGTCAGGCCGTAAACTTCGAACCGTTGGCGAATGGCTTCTTGAACGACATCTTCTAGTAAACCCGAGGCGTGCTTGCAGAATTGGCCAGAGTGAGAATGATGGCTGTATGGCATCTTAATTTGAGTGCAGAAGTTGAGAATTCAAGGGTCCGAGGAGGGGTCCGACGGCGTTGACGGTGTTTGTGAAAGGACAGCAATCATCTGTTCGCGTGAATCAAGCGGGGCTTGAAAATAAGTTcccacacatcttatctaCCCCTTAAATTATCTGATACGTATTTTGATACGCAAACATTATGGGCGTCTGCGACATGCGCAACAAAAGCTCGGCCAAAGGGAGGAGAGTAAAATTTTAGGCATATGTACTATGATACATTTTTCTTGTCAAGACATTTGTTTTACCGAGCTAAGAATCGAACAAGTCAATGCCAATGGCCAATCAGTCGTGTAGTTCCCCTAAGTAAAAATAAGGGCACAAAATAATCGCTGGAACTTTCCGTTAAACCCAGCCTTTTCTagcgcctcctcttccatggaaaacaaaaataaagcGGGAGATAGCCATACCAGCTGCCCCGAATATTATAGTACACTTCAGGGCTACTGTAAGCGAGAGCGCTGATTTTCAGGTAACATTGTAGTCCACGTACCCCGCAGAAAATAATAGATCTATGCCAAACCTGTTTCTCGCCATCTGTGTGAAGCAGACTGCCCTCAATGGGTGTCCCAATAAGGACAGATATGGCAACGATGGAGAACGCTGTCCCCATACGAGTCCTAGGCAACATGATATCGCTTAGAAGGCGAACATCGGACGGTCATTAATCAAATCTTTATGAATCTTACCCATGTTCTCCGGGATGTGTGCTGAGTTGTGCAAGTAGAGAAGGTATGAGCGAGACGTCTGAATGGATCAATTGAAGTTAATCCCATCATCATATGTCAAACTTTAGGTGCCTTACATGCGCCAGACCAGAACCCATAGAACAAGCCAAACAATATGACTCCAGCAAAGTTTGATACGCCAAACAATACGAACACTAGCGCTGAAGCGACGACGAGCGATGGAAGAAGCATGTTGTAAACCCCCACCCTGTCAGCCAGCAAGCTCGGTAGCAGCCTCCCGAAAAAACTTCCAACATTCAGAATGGCGATCTGCAGAAAGTTTTGTCAGTATGACATAGGATATGAACAAAGTTTGAAAACTTACGGAATAGAACGAAAGGTTTTTGCTGATACCAAGATCTATGGAGAATAACTGTAGATAGAAATCTTCACCGTCATTGAGTAGAATGCACGTAGACATAATGAGCATCCTCCGGACATACAGGGGAAAAAGATACCGATGTTTATGCAGAATGCCCTGTGATATCTTAGATGGCcaccaaaaaacacaaattAAGAAAATGTCAACTCACGAAGCGACGGACACAAGGTACGCTGCATCTTTGAAAATAACCCCAAAATTGGGTGTTGTTCGCTCGGAGGTGTTAAAAATTGGCCTCGTTTTCATAAGAAAATATGATGCCACGAGCATTAACCCATTCAAAGCTGCAGTTGTTCGGATGGCATTGGCAAACGAGGTATGTTGGCTTAGTTGGTTCAGCAGGATGGGCCATACGATTCCTCCAATGGAAGAACCCTGCTCGAGTCGGTCATAGCATTCGCCGTTAATTGTGGACACTTATGGCCTGTATTAAGCAGGCAGCACCATGCTTACCGATACTGATATTCCGGTAGCCAACGCCCGGCGACGTTTAAAGTGGTGCCCAAGGATCGTCAAAGacggaaggaaaaggagcgACTGCCCTATCCCCATTCCAAGCGCTTGTGCTAAAAATACCTAAACACCGTATGTTGTACGTAAACTTCGGACGAAGGTCATCGGGAGCCATTAACGTACACACCTCGTAGTAATGATGCTGGCGTGCTAAAGATAGCATGCACATCGACAAAATTTGTAGTAACGTGCCTAGCTCAATCATGCGGTGACTGTCGGAGTGGATCTATATGAGTGCCTCATTTCAAACATCGCGGAGAGTAATACGCCTACAAGTATCCCGCATCAAATGCTCGACCGACGAATATTCCGGCTGCATACTGCAGAAATAGTTGAGTGCTTCCAATCCAACTGTATGGCGGAATAAGCATTTGATTGCAAGTTTGAAAGCCAGCGCTCACCTAATCTCTGAAGGAGTGTTTTGGGACAGGAAATTTCTACTATAGTAATCCTGGTAGACCCCGAAGGCTGAGACGTAGCTTGAGAAGAGATGAAGCCTATGTTGACATCCGAATTGGCCTGGTACATACCCATAGGTACAAAACTGTATCATCCACCTGTGAGTAAAATTGTCATTAGAGTTGGCGTCGTGCCTCAAATCTTATCATGCAGCTGCAAAGATACCTACGCTCCGCACACCGTCATCCATGCATCCTTCCCCGTGTCAAAAATGGGCTCCACGTCCCTCGAATCGTTTTCCACTGTTTCAAATTCGTTCGGTGGAATGTTTTGCGACGTTATTTTTTCCGATTGCAGTGGCTGAGACGCAGCGCTGGCTGCAGTGCCTTGGACCGTTGACGACGCGCTACCGTCAGACATAATGACGTCTTTTGAAGGCTGGAAAAACGGGAGCGTGATCTGGGTGAAGTGAAGTCTTGCAGGGGTATATATCTATATATCTTATATAGCAAAGGCATCGGGCAATCCGAAGCAGAAGTTAGCGGAATCGATGCAATCGGCAACTTGACTATTACCTCCTCGTGTATCTCTGATATTTGATTAAGCTCACATACATTAGAGTTGAACAACCAGTTCCGTTGCTCGCCGTTTTCTATGAGAACATGCCGCGAGAACATGCCGCGTTCAGCCGGGCAGGAAACCTCCAGCAGCGGTGAATTTTACTAGTGGTCTACGCTCGACAATACCCCTTCAGTAGAAGGTATATTATCCGGATGTGTAAGGTACATTCCCAGAACAGCATTATTGGCATTCAAAGGAAACAGTATTTCTATGGAACCGCCGGATGTGGAAAGAAGTTTAAAGCTGTCATGTTgacatttcttcttcttcactcGCTGATAGTATTTGGCAGTCAAACTTTCTGGACTCTGAATACACGTAGATGCAGATACAGTTGTCAATGCCATGGTATGGTCCAGTTCATGGAACTTAAGGGGAGGTAATCGAGGTTGAAAAAATGATTTTTTATATACCAGCCCAGCCTCCAAACGACTCGAAGAATTCGGGGACCTATTTGGTGAGAAAGGGGGTTTTCTGCTGTTTTCACAATCGTAGGTTATGCAAGTATTTGTCAAATAGATTCTTAAAAAATAATTCTTGCGAAAAAGAGGCATTGTAGTGAGAACCTACCTATCTTGCTTGATCTTGAAATGCTTGAGAAAAGTGCTTCTTTGATACAGGGAATCGTCTTCACTAATGCTTAAAGCTTTCCGCTGTGGTGTATACATATTAAGACACGCACAATCATAACCTCCAGGTGAAAGATTATAGACAACAACGTAAAAGCATCGAGGTGACCCGTTTCCTACGTCGAACGCACCAAGATATGCAAGACGTCCGCTCGTACGCTCATTATATGGGATGAGTGTGACGAGGGTGTCCAAGATAGGAGCCAGCAGACTGCCATAAGTAAACGAGAAGGGGGTCGAAGTTCCTTATTTGCATCGCAACTGGTGAATCAACCATCCTGAGCGGAACGAGAAGCACGTATGTACATACCTCGCACATTCGGAAAATCTTGAAGGTTCGAAGTCGGATTAAGCTGGAAGGCTGTCTTTGATCGATGTACTCCCATTTGGGCCGTTCTCAGGAGGAAAGAGTAATGTAGTTATTTCTTGCAATCCGTCCAGACCTCCCAGACGTCTCAGTCAAAAAGCGATCCTGTAGCAAGTGTACGCATGGAAGCCTGTTGGGTGTGTCCACTGAACGGCCTACATGCCAGCTTTACAAATCAAAATGTGGCGTGGCGACAGGAACTTTGGAGCACGGACAGTGTCCACCAATAGACAACGAGGCCGCCACCTTCTGAAAGTAGTGTGATCGATCATTGTGACAGTGTAGGCCTTTACTTACCGAAAGTAGTTGAATTGTCGGTATCTCCGTGGCCACTGGTGAGACTCGACCCATCTTGAAGGCCCAGCGTATGCTGGGCTGATACGATCCTTTAGTTAGGAATGAAAACCATGGAGTACATTCTGAACTGTTTGGTACTTGACGCCGCTATTGAAGATGTAGAACAAATCATTGTCAGAGTTATCCCGTGGAGCTAAATCGAAAGGTTTGTTCGGACAGGGAAAGGCCTTTCGGAAAGCAGAAACCGACTCGGCTATTGCCGCAAGCAATTCCGTCCAAATGCCTCTAAACTTTCCCTAGTGAGTGGACATGCAACCATATAAAATAATACGGAAGTAACTTTATATCATTCAACAACCGCTTTTCTCCAAGAAAAAATCTTCGTGAATCTTACCCTTCAACTACTCGAGTAAAGGGGAGATGGTCGCTTCATTTTCTGAACTCGCCGCTTAGGTACAATGGATTAAAATCTACCACCTGATAGGGACATATGAAGGTCCTACTGACATCCTTATTGCAGCACCTAGGCCCAGTCGCGGCGCGTCAACTGTCC
It contains:
- a CDS encoding putative histidinol-phosphatase, whose protein sequence is MSDGSASSTVQGTAASAASQPLQSEKITSQNIPPNEFETVENDSRDVEPIFDTGKDAWMTVCGAWMIQFCTYGYVSAFGVYQDYYSRNFLSQNTPSEISWIGSTQLFLQYAAGIFVGRAFDAGYFHRMIELGTLLQILSMCMLSLARQHHYYEVFLAQALGMGIGQSLLFLPSLTILGHHFKRRRALATGISVSGSSIGGIVWPILLNQLSQHTSFANAIRTTAALNGLMLVASYFLMKTRPIFNTSERTTPNFGVIFKDAAYLVSVASAFCINIGIFFPYFYLQLFSIDLGISKNLSFYSIAILNVGSFFGRLLPSLLADRVGVYNMLLPSLVVASALVFVLFGVSNFAGVILFGLFYGFWSGAYVSLIPSLLAQLSTHPGEHGTRMGTAFSIVAISVLIGTPIEGSLLHTDGEKQVWHRSIIFCGMPYSHHSHSGQFCKHASGLLEDVVQEAIRQRFEVYGLTEHVPRYRDVDLYPEEKDVSLETLSNQFNDFLEEAHRLKSLYASKLTLLVGLETEYITDLDLRNLETLLKNLGNRVEYLVGSIHHVNGFPIDFDYPTYQRALTSFTDCAEEDRQEALLLAYFDAQYELLQRFKPEIVGHFDLCRLYTPTLRFIDYPRVTEKIERNIRFAVEYGALFEINAAAFRKNWHTAYPGEDIIIRSHAGRFALSDDSHGPHAVGLNYHRLPEYLHSVGISELWYLKATDLPNAAGRFIHPVKLDEKWLIHDFWRQKSS